The following coding sequences are from one Triticum dicoccoides isolate Atlit2015 ecotype Zavitan chromosome 4A, WEW_v2.0, whole genome shotgun sequence window:
- the LOC119285568 gene encoding RGS1-HXK1-interacting protein 1-like: MASSDTGRTPAQGAEAASASASPWPLRKLQSFAPGLWSQYKAYEDVFVERAKVTISDALVLVSKHQAEAIGCATVAGFILFRGPRRFLYRNTLGRFKTEKDLLNDVEQSMIEYKTSIESLRKDSKYTLDKVVIGESDLQRGRTDLRSTGKQIQSVIRSIYKAESTAAGLMDQLRIIPTRQSLELRAEVASMASGLKNRRHVLEERVNRISEYGVRV; the protein is encoded by the exons ATGGCGTCATCGGACACCGGCCGCACGCCGGCGCAAGGCGCggaagccgcctccgcctccgcctccccctGGCCTCTCCGCAAGCTCCAG AGCTTTGCGCCAGGGCTGTGGTCACAGTACAAAGCCTACGAGGATGTGTTTGTCGAGAGGGCTAAAG TTACTATTTCGGATGCACTGGTTCTTGTGAGCAAGCATCAAGCGGAGGCAATTGGATGTGCCACTGTCGCAGGGTTCATCTTGTTCAGAG GCCCTCGGAGATTTTTATACCGCAATACTCTGGGTCGTTTTAAAACTGAGAAG GATTTACTGAATGATGTTGAACAAAGTATGATCGAATACAAAACATCTATTGAGAGCTTGAGAAAGGATTCCAAATACACCCTGGACAAAGTAGTCATTGGTGAAAGTGATCTGCAGCGTGGCCGAACTGATTTGAG ATCTACTGGTAAGCAAATCCAGTCCGTTATAAGATCTATTTACAAAGCAGAATCCACAGCTGCAG GTTTGATGGATCAACTAAGAATTATTCCTACAAGACAGTCTCTTGAATTGCGAGCAGAG GTGGCTTCCATGGCCTCTGGTTTGAAAAACCGGAGACATGTCCTGGAAGAAAGGGTGAACCGTATATCTGAATACGGTGTCCGCGTCTGA